A region of the Channa argus isolate prfri chromosome 3, Channa argus male v1.0, whole genome shotgun sequence genome:
ATGACAAAACCATTATCAccatttctacaaaaaaaaaaacgcaataTTGTCCAGAGCCGATTGgggttttttcatttattctccTAACTGAATTTTGTTGAAGTGAACCAAACCAACCAAACCAAAAGAAATctctatataaatatacacCAGAACCTGGCAGGTCACATTCCTAGATAATGTAAGAGCTAAGTGGTTTTATGGGATGTGTGTCTCTCACCATTTTTGAGTCTGATGGAGTTCAGGTCTACCTCCACCCCCTCCACATGAGGCCAAGGCACCACAGGCTTAAACTGGTCTGCTGGGTCTCCTTTGGGCAGCAACTTGTCTCCCTGCATGAAGGGATAAGACAGTGGTCGATTAagcaatgaatgaaaaacagcaaacaatacAATTACATGGCTATGGAATAACTTTGAGGTCGAGAGACATTATCCAGGAGGATGAAACAGCTGGTCTGTCATCAAGCACTGTCACACACCTCCAACGGTCTACACAGCTTTTAAAGCTTATTATTGTGTATTTCACAATTTGAAATGCTCTCAATAAATCTCCACGCAggcagtttgtttgttgttgtaatgtCCACATTTAAAGGATGAATTTGAAAAGGTCTTAAGATTTGATGGGTTTGCTCTTGTCAATAACTACACAGAAAAAAGTGTTGGGGGTATATTGATGTGTTTACTGACGGCAGAGCAGGCTGATAGTCAGTGTTGTTACCTCACAGCACTGCTTTGTAGGATGCTATCACTGTGTTATATGCACTGAGTGATTAAGACATCTACCACATAACTAACATGGTTTAAGTCTCAATCTGGAGACCTTCAGGTGGGTTTTACTGCAGCTAGAATGGGACTTTACCCCCACGGTTCAGTTTCCTTTCCCTCCAGCCTACATGGGAGGCCCATTTAAGCACTCAGGAGCTAACTCAACAGTCAGAGAGGGTGGGTGCGTTTGATACCTTTAATCGGCTGAAGGTAAGAGCCGTCTCTTCTGAGTCATTAGCATAACAGAAGAGCATTAAACACACACCCAGGAGCATAAACACAACTAATCAtctcagagaaaaaaagcaaacatgttaGCTCCAGGTTAAAGTTCACTTAAGTTCCTGGAGTGGAAACCCCTCTTTGTTCTGGTTTCCTGTCTCTCTACATTGTGCACTGTCAAAAGCAGAAAAGTCTCAAAATATAACCGTTCATGCTTTAAAGCAAATCCTGTCCGTTGTGACACGTTTTCCATAGTAAGAGGCAACAcagtagattttaaaaagttagagCCGAAAATCACTCGATAGTTAACTCAATACAATAGTTTctcatttttgacatttgacatttaaaatgctaaatgtctGCAGGTACACTGATGATCCCCATTAATGCTAGTTGTTACCATATTGTAAGGTTATGAGAAAGTTTCATCACTTTACATGAAACTACATATCAATTAggcccttttgtgttttttttccttcacactCTCCACGTACACTGGCAGCAAAGTGTCACATACAGTGCGTTCAGAGACATCAAGAGACATCAAGAGACATCAAGAGACATGTCTGTGTTAATTACAAGCACAGCTCCGCCTCTAGAGACGCAAGGCACAATATGGTGACATATGCGGATATGTATCCTGTTGGGAGACCGTGTAATGCAGGAATGGAGCCTTTGCAGTAGCATTAACGTGTAAATAAAAGTACTATAGTAACGACGAAGGATGCAACTGAACATCCAAGTGTCTATTCACTGCATCGGGATCCAGGCAGCTACTGTAGGAACCAATCTCCATGACAACCAATGTAGTAAAGCTAATGAATGAAATGTTGTTCTCAAGCATGTTATATAACACATGCGTGATTTTACTGGAGCTCATCTTTCACCTTTACCACCCACAGACATGTTTGTCACAGCTACTGTTCTTCGCATTTTAAACGCTGCGTTGGAGACACGCTAACACTCGTAACACTCGCCTTCGTGTACTTCCCACTTTTAAACACTTAAATGGGTTCAATGGTTTGCTGTTAACTCACCCGTTTCGCAAAGGGGTTGTCATCGTTCGGTTTGGGTGACAGAGAGGACCAGAGGACCACCAAACCAAGAAACGTCCCAATGACAAGCAGGCTCCGCAGAAGGAATCCTACTTTCAGCCTCATGTCGAAAGCTCTTCCAGCAGAGAGCCAGACTTCCGACAGCTAACCGAGCTGCTAAGCTAGCTGCCCCTGCTCGTAGCACGGGCTAACTGGGAGAAGGCAGCTAACAGCTCGCCTGCTGCTGGGGTTCTAAGCGTTGAAGTTTGGACAGCGAGCCAGGTGGAACCTCGACAATCGGTAGATGTACGGTTTCCCCCCCCTCCAGCGACACTGTGGTCCTCTGCTCCTGGTCTCTGAGTTGacagctctctctccctctcggAGTCGCGGCTGCTGACTGCTGCTGCTCCGCTTGGCTCTGCCCAGCTGACGGACACACGCCTGTAGCACGTTCACTAAAACTACTCAAGCAAAAAATATCGCTTAACGtaggaaatgttttgtttttttaatttttgattaacTTCCGAATTGTAAATTTGCAACGCGTGTCCCTCAGTTCGCGAAGCAGCTCCGCGTGTCGCAAAGCCGGTTGGAACTATTGAAGGATATTAAAGCAGGTATTACTGGGTGTGGGGACGTTTTTCTGGTTCTTCAAACCACATCTGATGAATGACGCGTGGCCCATTTATTCTAAGGGCTGTTTGTCATCGTTGTAACATCCAGATCTAGAAACCTTTCAGTGACAACATGCACAAAGATGACTATAAAATAATGACGGATAAACAGGTGGCGCGGAGAAGGAAATAATGTGAATAATGAAAGAGACAAGTGAAGGATTGGTTCATACTTTGTGCTACAGGTGAATCGTTTAGACCTCACAGcatcacttcttcttcttttaggACGTCGCCGTTCCTTTAGACAAAGGGCTCCAGGAAACACATCAAGCACCACAACAAGACTAACAAGTTAGAAACTACTTCACACACTCCCTGACTAGATTTCTTATGTTTCTAAATCTGCACGGTAGAGCATCAAATGCAGCCCATTGGTGGAATGTGCTCACAAACTGTAGGAGTTTGAGGTATTTCAGCAACTATACACTACTTTATTACACTTTAAAGTATGATGCTATGTTTATAGATCACACAATCACTCAATAGTAGGACTAATTATTAGTTggtaaatattgaaataaacattGAATGACttctgtttttgaaatgtgatgatctgctgcttttcctttcactttcgACAACTTCCCTCTGCCTTAAAAAAGAGATATTTGAACACAAGGAAGGTTTATACACTTAATGGCCACATCGTTAGCTACACCCgtaaaatctaatgcaattACATACAGCAGCTtggccataaattctacttttacaaggttctAACATGTCAAAActagaaaggtgataattctaccaCGTATTTATTATTGAGATCATAGTGGCCACAGTCGTACTGGAGTCCATTACGTTAAAGGGTGGTTCTAGTGTTTTGGCCGCCCAAGAATgaaggggccaaaacattagcagcacctgtttgaagtggccagtgagtgtcaGGTTCGAGCTGAGatactcctccagatgacaacaTCTGGAAGCATTTTAAGTTAGAAGCTGACAGACAGCTTAATATGGGCAAGGCAGAGGGAGCTTCTtatgattatttaaatgtagtcaTTTCAATGTTTGGACACACTGAAGCATTGTGAAGGTGTCACTTTGGGCAGCTCTCATTATTTTCACAAACAAGCAATTGCCCAGTCAAGGTTAGattaattcataatttaataaaaaacattaattgtagaccaggggtcaccaagctttttgaaactgagagctacttcttgggtactgATTAGTGCGAAGGGCGACCAGTTaaatacacacttttgaaatatcAACTTtcctttaattatatgttattattaataattcattaaattaatgatattcatctatgtgaaaaCGCGGATCATggtaatgatttctcacaataactatcaaatgtgatttaaaaaagaaaagcgaCCAAAAAAATTAGGtccagctcattggtaagtggcgcttTGGTTGAGTTATTTGTGGAACAGGCCCGCGGGCTACTGGTGTGGTCTCCAAccccccagttgttggttcgatccccggctcctccggccACTCGTCgaagtgtccatgagcaagacactgaaccccaacttagttgctttcGGTAAGTGTACTTTCAGTAACTGCACggtggtgtgtgagtgtgtgtgtgtgagtgtgaatgggtgaataagatcagtgtaaagtgctttgagggccaataggtagaaaaacgcTATAtcagtgcagaacatttacactaTGGTAGGACTGATCTGCTTAAAggtacaaacattttaaaagtaaatatctgCTGTGAGAATGGTTCACAGGAGACAGCACTTCCTATTTTtactaacaaaatatttttaaaaaatctaaacacCCCCTCCACAGCTGATGAAACCGTTGATATGAATTATTTTTTCACACTATAAACTGTGTTATTACAGTCTGAGATGGACTCAACTAAAAAGTCTACTGGTTACATTTAAAGGTTTAGCAAACCCTTAGAGTTACTCTGCCCTGAGTTCACTGCTGTGCATTGCAGGACAGgttagattatttatttataaagattatttatttgcatttacaatGGTTTGTGAGGCCTTGTCgaattttctctatttctccATAACTCTTCTTCTGAGATCTTCAGAAATCTACTTTATTTAAGCCATGAAACTCTTCTACAAACCTGGATTGTCAAAGTTAGATTACTCCTACACTCACACCTGATTTCATCTAATTGATTGACTCGACTCTAAATTCCCGTTCAAATGAACTGGTTCACATAATTGTGTCACACACAGGTATGTAAAACCAGATAATGTTTCTcagcaataaatgaaaaataggTTGTTTTTGGTCTCATTTGTTTAACTGGGATCTCTGAACTGCCACTCACCAATGTCCTGTAGAGAAAGAATCTTTATTGTCGTCAAtaagcacatatacatattgcaaaTACATGTTACTAGGATATGCTTTCTCTGCATTCAACCTGtccccctggggggagcagtgggcagcccaGGGACCCCATGCTGAGTGTCTCACTCAGGGACCTGCTCAGGGACACAGCTGGTGGgcaggctgggatttgatcccggAAACCTCGGCAGACTTCTGTCCCCCGTCCTGCTGCTCCTTCCAATACACCAACATGTAACAATATTTGGATCCTGAGTGACTTTCAACCAGACAATTACCTGATATCGTAACAGTGTTATGTCTTATTAAAACAGGAGGAGATAACTGCTAATTATAGCAACGTAAAGACATTGTATGAATTACCAAAGTACAGTGTGCAGTAAAGTAAATCTCCTGTATTTTGATGTCAACCAAACCACATAAACCAGTGTGATATGTTAAGATGAAATGTTCCTccacattttggaaaaatggCATTCGAGTCCAATCTGCTGCATGCATGCACATCATCCTATGGGTGCTCCAGGTAGTGAGTGAGCAAGGGAGGGAGTGGAAGGAGGGTGAGTTGCTTCAGTCTGGATCGACCAAGCAGATTCCTGATCTGAAGACGGCACAACTGGCAAAGTGTTCTCGGAGAAActaaagagaaagagagcgacACACTCTTCTGGTTGCAATATAGCTCTGCTTGAATCTCAGTCCTTCTCATCAGCATGGAAAATCACTGCAGCACAAGTTAATGCATTACCTTCAAAtgccagcagcagctgttgtgtTTTCCCACCAGGTGGCGCCAGCTCCACAGGTCGCAGATTGTTACCGTCTCTGACGTTGACGTCAGCTCCATAGTCCAGCAACGCTGCCACCTGATCAGCGCTATCCTGTCTGACAGCTGCATGCAGAGGACTGTCACCTCCTCTGCCGACATTAACACTGGCTCCTagagaagagcagagaagaggaaaaggttgttttcaaacacattttgaagtaaccaccaaaaaaaaaagaactcttTGGATGATTAGCTTACGATATGGTACAAGGTttcttatatagagcttttctctAACGCGCTTTTACaacattgcttctcatttacccattcgtacacactcacacacacacaccgatggcagtggctgccatacAAGGTGCACACCTGATTGCTGtttggtgtcttgcccaaggacacttcaacacataacCGGGAGGGACCGGGAATCtaaccactgaacctgtggtccGTGGTAGACTGCctaaccaactgagctacaagaATATCATTTACACCTTTGATGATTTTGACGGTCTAGAAAACCGAATTACGAGTTCAGTGTCTTCATTTTACAACAATCTGAAGCTACATTCAGACAAAAGAATGATGTATTTTTGTAGGCAAATATGGACGTTAGCATCTCCCTGGTTGTCTCAACAAATAAGCCAATGAGAGTCATCCACTAACATTTGGATTACTGCAGAAAATAAACTTCATGTCTAAGAAAAGGTTATGATAACTACACATTTTGTTCAGAATGAGAAATTTCACAGATGCCACCACTTTTATGGTTTTGATTCCTAAATACAGTCACCAGAGGTTAAAACCCAATAGTAGGCTATAATAAAACTACACCATGGTCACATGTTTAATCTGCCTGAAAACCTCTACATTCTCATTTAGCCACTTGTTGGCAAGCGCCTTTCCGTAGACATGGAGCTAAAAGAAGCCTGAGTGAGGTGTTTACACATGGATTTTATCATAGAATTAAATGGGAAAATCTCTTGACCTTGTACTGTACTGGAAGTGCAAAAATGCTAATGCTCCCAGGACAGGGGCTAAACTAGACTGGCTACAGGTGGAAATGGCAGTGAGTTCGGCTAAATAAGACACACCTCTGTGCAGCAGAATCTGTGAGCAGGCTGTCTGTCGATTTACACAGCTCATGTAGAGAGGAGAGCCCAAGTGGGAAACTTCATAATCTGGATCTGCTCCATGAGACAGCAGAGACTCTACACACTGGCCATGACCTGCAtgcatgcgcgcgcacacacacacacacacacacacacacaatggaacATTAGCAAACACCCAACTCTTCCAATTAACAGTAGTTAAACATTGTATCTTGAAGAATAAATGTAGCAGCCTTTAGATGATCAGATACATCCCACAGAAGTGAAAGGACTCTTTCAAACGAGGTATTTGCATGATGGGCAGAATGAACTGCTGAGCCTCAGCATCCTGCACACAAGCTCCCTGTTGTGTGTATTTACCTCTTTTGCAGGCTTCATGTAGAGCTGaagggaaatgtgtgtgtgctgtgcgtgtgtgtgctccATTCTGCAACAGCAGTTCCATACACCCCACACTTCCAGATGCACAGCAGTTGTAGAGAGGAGTGACACCATCAATGGTGGCAGCATTcacctagacacacacacacacacacaccaagaatAGTCAAACAATCACAGTATCTGCTACACACATATATTGTTTAATAAGATGTTTTTGGGGGAGCTGATACAAAGTACTTACATTAGCTCCTGCACTGATCAGGGCTTTGACACAGGCTACATGCCCTGACAAACAGGCCTCGTGTAGAGGGGTCACATGATTGATGGTCACAGTGTCGACGTTATATCCCTGAAAAATCAGCGTGATGTAAAAGAACTAAATACTTTTGCTTAAGTACATGTTGGAGTTATTTATACATTAATTCCAATAGTCTTTATTGATCGATGGCTTAACTTTGCAAGCTAACCAGaagtatgtaaaataattatagtTATTAAATACAAATCATATTATAATCAAAATAATAAGAGATCAGTAAAATCAGCTCAatcattaccagctgcaacattataGTGATGAACACATTATTGCATCAATAATTAAATCCCGTATTATCATACTGTGCACTCACACACCTtagttttgtaattttctttaaataaaacaaggcCAGTAAATTTCTGTATGGATGTTACTTTCAGCAAATTCCATAAAGACACTAACACCAACATTGAACTGTGTGTGCTAACTGTAACATCTGTAAATCAGGAACCTAATACAGGTCATTCTCCTGTTACAAACAGCATCACTTTCACTGTTTCTGGAGTTGACATTCATGTTGTTTTCcgaaacaaataaatatgcagtaaaataaatcattttagcttatgataaaaaaaatcaaattgttCCATAACATAAAGCTACTGAGCTTGTTATTTACCGTTCGTAGTGTTTGTAATAAAGGTTTGTAATGGGTTTTAAGATTGGTGGGATTGTTGACCTTATCTCTGTTACCACATTTAGGCAGTGAAGACATTATACACATTACACAACATTTCCCAAAGTACAGGAAGATACGCAGAACAGCAGACATATTATCATATATTAACTAAAACTGTCCATGCTCCCAAATCAAATTGGATTAAATTACTACACTTTGCTATtagaaaaacttaaaataagaaaaaaaatcatctaaaCTCAAAACTTTCAGATATTTAATGACATATGCGTCAAATGATCCTGTGCAGGATAATGAAACAACAGGTGAAAAACCACAGCAGGGTCAGATATGGTCTGTTTAGCTCCAACAATGCACTTTGCTGCTTTTATATCTACTATACAGTAACATGTTGTCTGGATGCTCTGCAAAGATTAAGTTGGGCCTGTGTAATGTTGGCTGCTGTCTTTATGCTCTGTAGTTCTCTGGGGGCTATTGTAGAATAAATGTGACTGTACGCTCCgctgtagaaaataaaaaagcctgAATGCTAAAGGGACAGGAATTTAACGTGTGActaagtgtgagtgtgtgggtcaCCTGGCCCAACAGAGTGTGCAGAACAAGAAGTCGCCCCTGAGAAGCTGCTTCATGGAGAGGGGAGCGATCCGCCCAGGACCCTggagatgcacacacacacacacacataggaagacacacaaaaaaaaggaagtgttGTTAAGGTTCAGCAGAATATTTAACTTAACTCCAGAAACTGAGTTGTAGTTTTACAATTCTGTTTCCAAATAGGTTGGAACAATAGAACGCAGTGATTTGCAACTAATTTGAAACCTAGTTTTAACTGTAAATACTATAAAGACAACATATGAAATGTTGATTTGATTGaatgtttgctcattttgaatttgacactTATGGGGTTGTAATACTTTCTGCTGCCTGCCACTGAAGTTGGATGTCAGAGGGTTTCTGATGTGATCTGTATCGACATGATGTCAGGACGAGCTGGATTAAACCTGCTACATACTCTAACACCTCTTCATCAAATacttatttaaatattactgaaagaaaacattttctcaacAAGCAACGTAAAGACATTATGTAGCTACACTGGTCCAAAGAAATACTGCCCACGTATTATACAGATGTCTGCTCAGTAGAAATAAGAGTCAAACAAGAAATTAAAGCACATACAACTTTTGAAACGGAAACATGTTTTCCAGTCAAAATCTCTCAGGCCAGTGTTCGTACAAAACCACATCAACATGAACAGACCGTGTGCACCTCTTCAACCAAGTGCagaataattattttgtgtctttcctCTGTATCAACGTTGGCTTGACCCATAATGCCACCGTGATGCCCCTCACCAACTCTAGTCACATGACCcgtccatcaaaataaaagcttttacaagccCAAACACTTTTGCGCTTCACCCACAGACCTagttacaaacacattttaacagttgtaggaaagaaaataattctGAACTTATAACAGAgccacaataataaacatttcaataaacatgTCTTTCAGACAATTACAGACATAATATTGGGCATCCAATAAAATCAGACTGAGCACAACGACAAAAGACACAGAGATCTGGTCAAAGCACATGGACGAAGGTGACAGATAAGTGGTACAGTTTCATCACCAGTACTACGAGTACTGCTTCCTGTGGTTATATTTAGTGCTAGTGAGTTCTCTCAACAGCTGAGGCAGCAGCGACTGCACCTCCGTACCGACACACACAGTCTAATCTGCAACATACCCATATCTCCGTCTCCCCATGGCACATCCAGCCACTGGTAGATATACGACATCTTCACGAAGACGAAGTGAAATGAACTCCACACATGCTTCTTGTCACAGTGAAGATCAGCTCACACGCAACACtgcaaatactaaaaataaCTGCTTGCTAGCTTAGTAGCTCACTGAATGACCAGCAGCAGGACAGAATGGCTGCTTTTTCACAGGGAAAGCATCTTATCTCAACATCAAAACTACTCTGCTTAACTCAATGTCACTCACTGACTCAAACACTGAGGCTGCCAAGAGAAAACCATCTTGTaaaatgtcttcttcttctcctctaaCCAGCTACAGAGGCAGACAGCTATACAGCATATTCCCAAGGTCTGTGAGCTCGTTTGCGTCTCAAGCCTCCTCTGGGTGATACATGCGTGCAGCCATTTTGCAAACGTTGGGAGCAGCAACAATCTGCACCTTCACCATCGACACACCCACCACCTGTCTGAATACGACAAAGTCACAACGTCATCTTTAATCTGACTAATCTTTAACTTAATGGAAAAGTAAACATCATGAAATGCAGTTT
Encoded here:
- the LOC137124147 gene encoding ankyrin repeat and SOCS box protein 5-like isoform X2 encodes the protein MSYIYQWLDVPWGDGDMGSWADRSPLHEAASQGRLLVLHTLLGQGYNVDTVTINHVTPLHEACLSGHVACVKALISAGANVNAATIDGVTPLYNCCASGSVGCMELLLQNGAHTRTAHTHFPSALHEACKRGHGQCVESLLSHGADPDYEVSHLGSPLYMSCVNRQTACSQILLHRGASVNVGRGGDSPLHAAVRQDSADQVAALLDYGADVNVRDGNNLRPVELAPPGGKTQQLLLAFEVSPRTLCQLCRLQIRNLLGRSRLKQLTLLPLPPLLTHYLEHP
- the LOC137124147 gene encoding ankyrin repeat and SOCS box protein 5-like isoform X1, which encodes MPEGPSGAAEGSRKRAAEPAEQPQHVRGRKRACWGILTSQGSWADRSPLHEAASQGRLLVLHTLLGQGYNVDTVTINHVTPLHEACLSGHVACVKALISAGANVNAATIDGVTPLYNCCASGSVGCMELLLQNGAHTRTAHTHFPSALHEACKRGHGQCVESLLSHGADPDYEVSHLGSPLYMSCVNRQTACSQILLHRGASVNVGRGGDSPLHAAVRQDSADQVAALLDYGADVNVRDGNNLRPVELAPPGGKTQQLLLAFEVSPRTLCQLCRLQIRNLLGRSRLKQLTLLPLPPLLTHYLEHP
- the LOC137124147 gene encoding ankyrin repeat and SOCS box protein 5-like isoform X3 yields the protein MPEGPSGAAEGSRKRAAEPAEQPQHVRGRKRACWGILTSQGSWADRSPLHEAASQGRLLVLHTLLGQGYNVDTVTINHVTPLHEACLSGHVACVKALISAGANVNAATIDGVTPLYNCCASGSVGCMELLLQNGAHTRTAHTHFPSALHEACKRGASVNVGRGGDSPLHAAVRQDSADQVAALLDYGADVNVRDGNNLRPVELAPPGGKTQQLLLAFEVSPRTLCQLCRLQIRNLLGRSRLKQLTLLPLPPLLTHYLEHP